In Paramormyrops kingsleyae isolate MSU_618 chromosome 5, PKINGS_0.4, whole genome shotgun sequence, one DNA window encodes the following:
- the pkd1b gene encoding polycystin-1 isoform X3: protein MKDRLTVLSSKSQHSTSSQVKVDTCLGAAFWWDFGDNSPAVNHSYPSSSEPRGTQLEPGVRQTYLQDTISHSYQQPGDYKLNVKVFNQYERIEKAVLVKVRSPLAKLVISATPSVPLVNQTFHLEALPWPSSYGILYTWNFGSSTHEVKGVESKISHILRAAGMYNVTVKANNSLSELTTWLALEIVENISGIQLSSSAPDEFGSISVIEGSVSSGTSLLWTFDMGDGSLLENISNNSMAYTYRLPGNYTVRVTVRNAVSQASKTISIEVYKLNINGILPTGCSESGHLTYFTTLVTGNAAKLMFYWNFGDGTPVSVIQGISTASHIYELPGNYEANVTAFSSVGSTFYSKNICMEEFIAAITVNSSKDAVAVNEEVCFSAFVQPKLDELHSYQFLWNSSCCNDYVQGHANHCFIFKKDGHYQVSVEARNNVSRKTAKAFVAVIKPIVNATVKTSGHCGTMVINKSYLFWVETFPRTDFSVLWDMGDETPKKQGQNISHTFKLEGGFKITATAINGVSQHSANIEVMVMIPLSNLMLQIKKAIVEVGEEVVITAVTNVIKHVTFNWSIDASVPVVTGTPSFAYVFPRVGLYRIYVTAENNVSKQEAAVSIEVLKRIQGVQITSTSLISMKYLPTQENVILSATVTGGSNLTYFWMVLVNGKNRSTQNGEHFQLVTEAPGDVFVEVTVSNRLGKVKSSVLLRAEERVSGVQISTTRDIVALGKPVEISVSVRKGTNLQFFWYVGSSISPLSSAGPSLLQVFSTLGPIVVKASVSNMIGYSEATKLLIVQEEIQNVIFKINDKMNPFFVSSNSELLFFASVEKGNYLTWEWECFSENKGPTRFGSTQSVLHSFSVAGAYHVLLNVSNNISWQTVTHKVNVQDAIQGLNLKVSSHIVCTDDPIVFIPTILTGSDVHVYMDIDNGNVSVSLIEKHFAVSSLPVGNHTITARAQNNVSSSVVTANVQVVEKILGLRLVNCCHSVLESLKEISFEAEVLNRMPMIYSWNFSLAGFQPSWAIGPKVVYTPIGHGTLTVNVVASNGFCSQSLSEWVSIEWPVQYARIVYKAATIFVSQVVVFSAITNNGSSLRFKWEFGDSDEATIITDSNIVSHTYYFPGRYVVQLTVLNNISQVVTQLPIEARNLECALPRVSLIQKQSIILRSRPSYFEANVDLQGCVAYKTSYLWEAFFAPLCQEEDIVPLSATVDMTMPLLKLPKHALAVGTYCLRFTAVLQGTSLQQQQSIKVTVVHSPLIPLIKGGSHRIWSSNRDLLLDGTESRDPDYETEDGNPLQYQWDCIVQTPAVSPCHTNITQSNSSTVLVSHKMLHPERVYLFILTVYKQGRPSVSTSQSVVVEVGHMLSVSVACVSCSSTSSFRSSYNRPIVLSSSCSSCDGSLQLLYQWSAESWNGDLLDLNEVTTSTGIASPDLVIRSGVLLDGPNYTFTLNVSQPSLNLWGSASLILLPNLPPRGGVCKLSPDTSVRLLETLVTYKCSGWVDGDDEATQLIYSLKVEICQHYGQPCLFHTLYRGTRNTYGSFVPLGFSDPGEKKMSVINVLVLVEDDLGSVITALNRTLVVLEPKGDQRTTEWLRNKCQSELWALFQNGNPQEVIPYTIALTSQLNQIENVSEQEHQDRVMIRGNMTRMLASLPVSSLQDAVQIGSALAQCTADPRDLVCEGCKEKVLEATGKMITTLGEETKAGDITPLEAGRSILHVLGSAIAADAGSSATSAHPNASMSLAASDTAVFAFGQVGDLMQSLMRSRMRGEEPLTLAAPRISAVGQRSDPADLLCTEPSSSCSFHIPRGLGSQLRVEREEVVQIVMDLDGGGPLVSAAEPPISTKLAAMEFTTLQGRSIVIQDLQPDRAIRVMLQNHLPAGCQGHMREQKGSVGDLPLPPKGSVRFLVKPPSMDPKAGLFITFNFSLLSGTGEQSSGQVTITVDNQSIHSISQHVRNLSISLSAADPALEETIFLSPLQNGSGQELFVSMSSSVNGATMQASVCVFSSLCQYFSTEQRRWSSEGLRPLGGSSPRVAHCLTQHLTVFGASMFVHPEAVILLPPPERPVRNVVVGIVCGVLLLLHMLVGLIAHKLDHLDSTRLSSVPLCGQPGRYQYRVLVKTGWDRGSGTTAHVGISLYGLNKSGSRHLQREGAFQRNALDDFQLETEANLGEIWKIRIWHDNTGLDPSWYLQHVIVWDRQTDNMFFFLVEDWLSVENEKNGGLVEKEVLASCPQELQRFWRILRAQLMHGMMERHIWASVWERPAHSNFTRAQRVTCCALLLHLYLAAAAVWYGAAGSSETRTPVSDHVPVNAETLAMGMTVAVFVFPLQLLFCFLFRNTCSKVTLEETAPPTPASQTVEMDVYLDQSNITGSSFLSLPRGLDSITYGGSDGEFLGSKKIESDFWNASKLSNEITEEQWASSCSMSDLPELLEEPVLSPARLLKRKKAQLQLQLGSPAGSMQQTASPSLTSEALPTTLSEQDLIKSLSADSKLSSSSSGRVTTDCSPSTACKTVLSDTQDSFCSGWSQTSRTNDSLGVGLYRSASSLSVFSTASTFLPSPSPDSLDTSSATRIGVARSAPCWCLPSWMLKVIYLLIGLVLGLSLAVVGLYGSSFSESVLLMWLISASSAFLTSVLLLEPLKVFVQALFMAIVVRPVDPEVEERLAQEAIVQKVCVAQGGRVRPPCGYGLLHAKEEARKVRVLRSLMKSCVVHVLFLLVVLLVNYQSSVHDAQVRLLHSAVKHWIVAAPPGSPKLSKLAGWTEVWQWMDRSLTAYIHENPSLSLVGLPRLQRVQVPGICCTMVRSYGEQNLTSHIPSMDLRTSANNSSSEHFFSWLWPRWRSDMGRRGEESVDLGSSTGDTRQLLSDLQGGSFINSATQSMSVKFTQHHRETSLFVSVTVMIQWAQTETTFISIQPFHMPASSLGPDLHIATTVLLLLFALSFLGSELWAMVKEKSRYFRDFRHCLQLLVSLLSLGSAALRLSFLHVAASRLSHLRKQPRTFVSLHDAAQLAQLSCQLSALLLTLLVLKTVGPLRFVRRWVVFSKALQQAGRELCGAAFLYALLLLLFTHVGCMLFSHSVEGFRTTGQAILTLVSALRGRAVVRRLCQQHPVLGTLYCLALLGTGLWALGRFCGILLLRSYRIVQTELYRPAFEPQDYEMVEFFIKRLKLWIGLSKSKEFRHKVKFEGMVSPPSRSSQGSQFSGLEVHSPTRSCLPSALSQVSEDSIISESYDVQCYLDRLLPAANSLLTRFERVNQVTDDLHAIEQMLLRNWTRISLKRQQRDNQRRSQGRGSASPPIPQAVLQPPSLLHSPHPPPSTAPALTSCHTPSAFSSSTQPCQTLQACSVPNAVPANDNILIRRVSGTDSGFRPLPGRRAWHSGTAHSADIGQRPPQAPNSLQARPKSEEGKRRFVFDQVPVKRRAWQPEGPEMWTCETYWKNLHDDS, encoded by the exons ATGAAGGACAGACTTACAGTGTTGTCTTCAAAAAGCCAGCACAGTACAAGCTCACA GGTCAAGGTGGACACCTGCCTTGGAGCTGCATTCTG GTGGGATTTTGGTGATAACAGCCCGGCTGTGAATCATTCTTATCCTTCCTCTTCTGAGCCCAGAGGGACTCAGCTGGAGCCTGGGGTGAGACAGACATATCTGCAGGATACCATCAGCCACAGCTACCAACAACCAG GTGACTACAAATTGAACGTCAAAGTCTTCAACCAATATGAAAGGATAGAGAAGGCTGTGTTGGTAAAAGTGCGGAGTCCATTGGCTAAACTGGTGATTTCGGCTACCCCGTCCGTCCCTCTTGTCAACCAAACATTTCATCTGGAAGCTTTGCCTTGGCCGTCCTCTTATGGAATTCTGTATACGTGGAACTTTGGCAGCAGCACCCATGAAGTGAAGGGAGTGGAATCCAAAATCAGCCATATACTGAGAGCAGCAGGCATGTACAATGTTACAGTCAAAGCCAACAACAGCCTTTCAGAACTTACAACCTGGCTGGCTTTGGAAATAGTTGAGAACATTTCTGGTATCCAGCTCAGCTCTAGTGCTCCAGATGAATTTGGCTCCATCAGTGTAATAGAAGGCAGCGTATCATCTGGCACCAGTCTCCTGTGGACGTTTGACATGGGTGATGGGTCTTTGCTTGAAAACATCTCTAACAACTCCATGGCCTATACCTATAGGTTGCCTGGGAATTATACAGTGAGAGTAACTGTGAGAAATGCAGTGAGTCAGGCTTCCAAAACAATCAGTATTGAAGTCTACAAGCTGAATATTAATGGAATTCTACCAACTGGATGCTCGGAAAGTGGACACCTGACCTATTTTACAACATTAGTGACAGGAAATGCTGCCAAATTGATGTTCTATTGGAATTTTGGGGATGGAACTCCTGTGTCAGTTATCCAAGGGATTTCCACAGCCTCACACATTTATGAACTTCCAGGGAATTATGAAGCAAACGTGACTGCATTTAGCTCTGTGGGATCTACCTTTTATTCTAAAAATATATGCATGGAGGAGTTCATCGCTGCCATAACTGTAAATTCTTCAAAAGATGCAGTTGCAGTGAATGAGGAAGTGTGTTTCAGTGCTTTTGTTCAACCAAAACTGGATGAACTTCACAGTTATCAATTTCTGTGGAACAGCTCCTGCTGTAATGATTATGTCCAAGGACATGCTAATCACTGTTTCATATTCAAAAAAGATGGTCACTACCAGGTTTCAGTGGAAGCAAGAAACAATGTGAGCAGAAAAACGGCTAAAGCATTTGTTGCTGTTATAAAACCAATTGTCAATGCAACTGTGAAAACTTCAGGTCATTGTGGCACAATGGTGATCAACAAGTCTTACCTCTTCTGGGTGGAAACTTTCCCTAGAActgatttttctgttttatgggACATGGGAGATGAGACCCCTAAAAAACAAGGTCAAAATATTTCTCATACCTTCAAACTTGAAGGTGGGTTTAAAATTACAGCTACTGCGATAAATGGAGTCAGCCAGCACTCTGCAAATATAGAAGTGATGGTGATGATTCCTTTGTCAAACCTGATGCTGCAAATCAAAAAGGCAATTGTAGAAGTGGGGGAAGAGGTTGTAATAACAGCAGTAACTAACGTCATTAAGCATGTTACTTTCAACTGGTCGATTGATGCTTCTGTCCCAGTTGTGACTGGAACACCCAGCTTTGCATATGTATTTCCACGAGTGGGTCTCTATCGTATCTATGTGACTGCCGAAAATAATGTCAGCAAACAGGAGGCTGCAGTTTCAATTGAAGTTCTGAAAAGGATTCAAGGGGTTCAGATTACAAGCACGAGTCTTATTTCTATGAAGTATTTACCAACACAGGAAAATGTCATTTTGTCTGCAACAGTTACAGGGGGCTCCAACTTAACTTACTTCTGGATGGTTTTAGTGAATGGAAAAAACAGGTCGACACAAAATGGAGAACATTTCCAGCTGGTTACAGAAGCTCCTGGAGACGTTTTTGTGGAGGTGACAGTCTCCAACCGCCTAGGGAAAGTCAAAAGCAGTGTTTTGCTCAGGGCAGAGGAGCGTGTTTCTGGAGTCCAGATTTCCACTACAAGAGATATTGTGGCACTTGGTAAGCCTGTAGAGATCTCAGTCAGTGTGAGAAAAGGAACCAACCTCCAGTTTTTCTGGTATGTGGGCTCCAGTATATCTCCCTTATCATCAGCTGGGCCCTCACTTCTACAAGTTTTTAGTACATTGGGTCCTATTGTAGTCAAAGCATCAGTAAGCAATATGATTGGCTACAGTGAAGCCACTAAGTTGCTTATAGTACAGGAGGAAATTCAGAATGTAATTTTTAAGATTAATGATAAAATGAATCCTTTCTTTGTCTCTTCAAACTCCGAGTTGCTTTTCTTTGCGTCGGTTGAGAAAGGAAACTATTTAACCTGGGAATGGGAATGTTTCTCAGAGAACAAAGGACCAACACGTTTTGGCAGCACACAATCAGTTCTACATTCCTTTTCGGTTGCAGGGGCTTATCACGTGCTACTCAATGTCTCAAATAACATCAGCTGGCAAACGGTTACCCATAAAGTAAATGTTCAGGATGCAATCCAGGGACTGAATTTGAAAGTAAGCAGCCACATAGTTTGCACTGATGACCCCATTGTTTTCATTCCGACCATCttaacaggaagtgatgttCATGTTTATATGGACATTGATAATGGAAATGTATCTGTCAGTCTGATTGAAAAGCATTTTGCAGTATCTTCCCTTCCAGTAGGTAACCACACCATCACAGCTAGAGCTCAGAATAATGTAAGCAGCTCAGTTGTAACTGCGAACGTACAAGTTGTAGAAAAGATTCTGGGACTGAGACTGGTCAACTGCTGCCATTCTGTTCTGGAGTCCCTTAAAGAGATCAGCTTCGAGGCAGAGGTCCTCAATAGAATGCCGATGATTTACAGCTGGAATTTCAGTCTAGCTGGATTTCAACCCTCATGGGCAATAGGGCCAAAAGTCGTCTATACCCCTATTGGACATGGAACACTGACTGTAAATGTTGTGGCTAGTAATGGCTTCTGTTCACAGTCTTTAAGTGAATGGGTAAGCATAGAGTGGCCTGTGCAGTATGCTAGGATTGTTTACAAAGCAGCAACAATTTTTGTTAGTCAAGTAGTTGTGTTTTCTGCAATAACTAATAATGGCAGCAGTCTAAGATTCAAGTGGGAATTTGGTGACTCTGATGAGGCAACAATAATCACTGATTCCAATATAGTTAGTCACACATATTACTTTCCTGGTAGGTATGTTGTGCAGTTGACAGTGTTAAATAATATCAGCCAAGTAGTGACACAATTGCCCATTGAAGCCAGAAATCTGGAGTGTGCCTTACCTCGTGTATCTTTGATTCAGAAACAATCCATAATCCTCAGATCTAGGCCAAGCTACTTCGAGGCTAATGTGGACCTTCAGGGTTGTGTTGCATACAAGACAAGCTATTTGTGGGAAGCCTTCTTTGCTCCATTGTGCCAGGAAGAGGACATAGTTCCCCTGAGTGCTACAGTGGACATGACCATGCCACTGCTAAAGCTCCCCAAGCATGCCCTGGCTGTGGGTACCTACTGCCTGAGATTCACTGCTGTTCTTCAGGGAACATctctgcagcagcagcaaagcaTCAAAGTAACTGTGGTTCACAGTCCACTGATCCCACTGATTAAGGGAGGGTCGCACAGGATTTGGTCAAGCAACAGAGATCTTCTTTTGGATGGAACTGAGTCACGTGATCCAGATTACGAGACTGAGGATGGCAACCCTCTACAGTACCAGTGGGATTGCATTGTTCAA ACTCCAGCAGTCTCACCCTGCCATACAAACATAACCCAGAGTAACAGCAGTACTGTCCTGGTATCTCACAAGATGCTGCACCCTGAAAGAGTGTACCTCTTCATCCTCACCGTCTACAAACAAGGGAGGCCATCTGTCTCCACAAGCCAATCT gtggtggtggaggtgggTCACATGCTCTCTGTGAGTGTGGCGTGTGTTTCCTGCAGCTCCACCTCTTCTTTCCGCTCCAGCTACAACCGCCCCATTGTCCTGTCCAGCTCTTGCTCCTCCTGCGATGGCAGTTTGCAG CTACTGTACCAGTGGTCAGCTGAGAGCTGGAATGGTGACTTGCTGGACCTCAATGAAGTCACCACATCCACAGGGATAGCTTCCCCGGACCTGGTCATCAGATCAGGAGTGCTGCTGGATGGACCCAATTATACCTTCACACTGAATGTGTCTCAGCCTTCCCTGAACCTATGGGGCTCAGCCAGTCTCATCCTTTTACCAAACCTTCCACCTCGTGGGGGAGTCTGCAAACTCAGTCCAGATACAAGTGTTCGTCTGCTGGAAACCTTGGTGACTTACAAATGCTCAG GATGGGTAGATGGAGATGATGAGGCCACTCAGTTGATCTACTCTCTGAAGGTGGAGATATGTCAGCACTATGGGCAGCCATGCCTTTTCCACACTCTGTACCGGGGCACCAGGAATACCTATGGAAGCTTTGTCCCTCTGGGTTTCTCAGATCcaggagagaaaaaaatgtcTGTTATCAATGTATTAGTGTTGGTAGAAGATGATCTGGGGTCTGTCATCACTGCACTGAACAG GACTTTGGTCGTTCTTGAACCCAAGGGAGATCAACGTACTACAGAATGGCTGAGGAACAAGTGTCAGTCAGAGCTGTGGGCTCTGTTTCAAAATGGAAACCCCCAAGAAGTCATTCCTTACACCATAGCTCTAACCAGTCAGCTCAACCAA ATTGAAAATGTGAGTGAGCAGGAACACCAGGACAGGGTGATGATACGTGGGAACATGACACGGATGCTGGCCTCCCTGCCTGTCTCCTCGCTGCAGGATGCTGTGCAAATCGGCTCGGCTCTGGCACAGTGCACT GCTGATCCCAGAGACCTGGTGTGTGAAGGATGCAAAGAGAAGGTTCTGGAGGCCACAGGGAAGATGATTACCACACTCGGGGAAGAGACTAAAGCAGGCGATATCACACCCCTTGAGGCTGGACGAAGTATTCTGCATGTTCTTG GCAGTGCAATTGCTGCAGATGCAGGGTCCTCAGCCACTTCTGCACACCCCAATGCGTCCATGTCCCTGGCCGCCTCAGACACTGCGGTGTTTGCCTTTGGTCAGGTAGGGGATTTGATGCAATCTTTGATGCGCTCTCGAATGCGAGGTGAGGAGCCACTGACCCTGGCAGCCCCAAGGATCAGCGCCGTGGGGCAGCGTAGCGACCCGGCAGACCTGCTGTGCACCGAACCCTCCTCTTCGTGCTCATTTCACATCCCACGAGGCCTAGGAAGCCAGCTACGTGTGGAGAGAGAGGAGGTCGTGCAAATCGTCATGGACCTCGATGGCGGAGGGCCCCTTGTCTCAGCTGCTGAGCCACCTATCTCAACCAAGCTGGCGGCCATGGAGTTCACCACACTCCAGGGCAGATCCATTGTCATCCAGGACCTTCAGCCAGACCGAGCCATCCGTGTCATGCTGCAGAACCATCTCCCTGCTGGGTGTCAAGGACACATGAGGGAACAGAAGGGCTCTGTTGGGGATCTCCCTCTCCCACCCAAAGGGTCGGTCCGCTTCTTAGTGAAACCTCCCAGCATGGATCCCAAAGCTGGCCTCTTCATCACCTTTAACTTCAGCCTTCTTTCAG GAACCGGTGAGCAGAGCAGCGGTCAGGTGACCATCACAGTGGACAATCAGTCCATCCACTCAATCTCCCAGCATGTACGTAATCTGTCCATCAGCCTCAGTGCTGCAGACCCAGCTCTGGAGGAGACCATTTTTCTCAGTCCTCT GCAGAATGGCTCTGGCCAGGAGCTCTTTGTGAGCATGAGCAGTTCTGTGAACGGGGCCACCATGCAGGCATCAGTGTGCGTGTTCAGCTCCCTGTGCCAGTACTTCAGCACTGAGCAGCGGCGCTGGAGCAGTGAGGGTCTCCGGCCACTGGGTGGCAGCAGTCCCCGCGTAGCGCATTGCCTCACCCAGCATCTCACTGTGTTTGGGGCCAGCATGTTTGTTCACCCTGAAGCTGTCATTCTGCTACCACCG CCAGAAAGGCCGGTGAGAAATGTCGTAGTGGGAATCGTGTGTggggttctgctgctgctgcacatgCTCGTTGGCCTGATTGCCCACAAACTGGACCATCTGGACAGCACACGCCTGAGCTCGGTCCCGCTCTGTGGACAGCCGGGCCGGTACCAGTATCGAGTCCTAGTCAAGACTGGCTGGGATAGAGGATCTG GCACCACGGCTCACGTGGGGATCAGCCTGTATGGGCTGAACAAAAGTGGGTCACGCCACCTGCAGCGGGAGGGCGCCTTTCAGAGAAACGCGCTGGATGATTTTCAGCTGGAGACCGAGGCCAACCTGGGCGAGATCTGGAAGAtacgcatctggcatgacaaTACAG GATTGGACCCATCTTGGTACCTGCAGCATGTGATTGTTTgggacaggcaaacagacaacATGTTCTTTTTCCTGGTGGAGGACTGGCTCTCTGTGGAGAATGAGAAGAATGGAGGGTTGGTGGAAAAGGAAGTGCTGGCATCTT GCCCGCAGGAACTGCAGCGGTTCTGGCGGATTCTGCGAGCGCAGCTGATGCACGGTATGATGGAGAGGCACATCTGGGCCTCGGTGTGGGAGCGCCCCGCGCACAGCAATTTCACCCGCGCTCAGAGGGTGACCTGCTGTGCCCTCCTTCTCCACCTGTACCTGGCCGCAGCCGCCGTCTGGTACGGGGCCGCCGGCAGCAGTGAGACGCG CACTCCCGTCTCCGACCACGTGCCAGTGAATGCTGAGACGCTGGCGATGGGGATGACAGTGGCCGTCTTTGTGTTTCCCCTTCAGCTGCTATTCTGCTTTCTGTTCCGAAACACGTGCAGCAAG GTGACGCTCGAGGAAACAGCACCGCCGACCCCAGCGTCTCAGACCGTGGAAATGGACGTTTACCTGGACCAATCAAATATCACCGGCTCTTCTTTCCTATCGCTACCCCGGGGCCTTGACTCCATCACATATGGAGGATCGGATGGA GAATTTCTTGGAAGCAAGAAGATAGAATCAGACTTCTGGAACGCCTCCAAACTAAGCAATGAAAT CACAGAGGAGCAGTGGGCCTCCAGTTGCAGCATGTCTGACTTGCCAGAGCTCCTTGAGGAGCCGGTGCTGAGTCCAGCCCGTTTGCTGAAAAGGAAGAAGGCGCAGCTGCAGCTGCAACTGGGATCTCCAGCTGGGTCCATGCAGCAGACTGCATCCCCCTCCCTAACCAGCGAAGCCCTCCCCACCACACTGTCCG AGCAGGATCTTATCAAGTCTTTATCTGCAGACTCCAAACTCAGCAGTTCGTCCTCAGGAAGAGTGACGACTGATTGTAGCCCCAGTACAGCCTGCAAGACGGTGCTGTCTGACAC GCaggacagcttctgcagtgGCTGGTCACAAACGAGCCGGACAAACGATTCGCTTGGAGTGGGGCTCTACAGGTCGGCCTCTTCCCTGTCGGTGTTCAGCACGGCCAGCACCTTCCTGCCCAGCCCATCTCCAGATTCCCTGGACACCTCTTCCGCCACACGCATAG GTGTTGCTcgtagcgccccctgctggtgtctCCCCTCCTGGATGCTGAAAGTAATTTACCTCCTAATCGGGCTGGTATTGGGGCTCAGCCTGGCTGTGGTCGGGCTCTACGGTAGCAGCTTCTCCGAATCAGTCCTGCTCATGTGGCTCATTTCAGCCTCCTCTGCATTCCTGACCTCCGTCCTGCTGTTGGAACCCCTTAAG GTGTTTGTTCAGGCTCTCTTCATGGCAATTGTGGTGAGACCAGTGGACCCAGAGGTGGAGGAGCGCCTGGCACAGGAGGCCATAGTGCAGAAAGTGTGTGTGGCACAGGGGGGCAGGGTGCGGCCCCCATGTGGATATGGCCTCCTGCATGCCAAGGAGGAGGCCCGAAAAGTGAGGGTGCTGCGGTCACTGATGAAG AGCTGTGTGGTGCATGTGCTGTTCCTCTTGGTTGTCCTGCTGGTGAATTACCAGAGCAGCGTCCATGATGCACAAGTCAGGCTACTGCATTCTGCAGTTAAGCACTGGATAGTCGCAGCTCCACCAGGGTCCCCAAAGCTCAGCAAACTGGCAGG GTGGACTGAGGTCTGGCAGTGGATGGACAGGAGTCTCACTGCATACATCCACGAAAACCCATCGCTCTCCTTAGTGGGGTTACCACGGCTGCAAAGAGTACAGGTCCCGGGAA TCTGTTGTACTATGGTCAGGTCTTATGGAGAACAAAATTTGACCTCACACATCCCATCTATGGATCTCAGAACCTCAGCCAACAATAGCTCATCTGAACACTTTTTTTCCTG GCTGTGGCCAAGGTGGCGCAGTGATATGGGGCGCAGAGGGGAAGAGAGCGTGGATTTGGGAAGCAGCACTGGGGACACACGCCAGCTCCTGTCCGACCTGCAGGGGGGCAGCTTCATCAATTCTGC GACCCAGTCGATGTCTGTGAAGTTCACACAGCACCACAGGGAAACTTCGCTCTTTGTCTCTGTGACTGTAATGATCCAGTGGGCACAAACAGAGACCACTTTTATCTCGATACAGCCTTTTCACATGCCGGCATCTTCTTTGGGCCCTGACTTGCACATTGCTACTACG gttctgctgctgctgtttgctCTGTCCTTCCTGGGCAGTGAGCTCTGGGCAATGGTCAAGGAGAAGAGCCGGTACTTTAGGGATTTCAGGCATTGCCTCCAGCTCCTCGTGTCCCTGCTCTCCCTGGGCAGTGCCGCACTGCGGCTCTCCTTCCTCCACGTGGCGGCATCCCGCCTCTCCCATCTTCGCAAGCAGCCCCGGACCTTCGTCAGCCTCCATGACGCAGCTCAGCTGGCCCAATTGAGCTGTCAGCTCTCTGCCCTGCTGCTCACACTACTGGTGTTAAAG ACAGTTGGCCCGTTGCGCTTTGTAAGACGCTGGGTGGTGTTCAGCAAGGCGCTGCAACAGGCCGGCAGAGAGCTCTGTGGGGCAGCCTTCCTCTAcgctctcctcctgctgctgttcACTCACGTCGGCTGCATG CTGTTCTCCCACTCAGTAGAGGGCTTCAGGACAACGGGGCAGGCGATCCTCACCCTGGTATCAGCACTGCGTGGACGTGCTGTTGTCAGGAGGCTGTGCCAGCAGCACCCAGTGCTGGGGACACTCTACTGCCTGGCTCTGCTGGGCACAGGCCTGTGGGCTCTGGGCCGGTTCTGCGGCATCCTGCTACTGCGCTCCTACAGGATCGTGCAGACTGAGCTGTACCGGCCCGCCTTCGAGCCTCAGGATTACGAAATGGTGGAGTTCTTCATCAAGAGGCTCAAGCTCTGGATAGGTCTCAGTAAATCTAAGGAG TTCAGACACAAAGTGAAGTTTGAGGGGATGGTTTCTCCACCCTCCAGATCTTCCCAGGGATCCCAGTTTTCTGGTCTTGAAGTCCACAGCCCCACCAGGTCCTGCTTGCCTTCAGCTTTATCCCAGGTCTCTGAGGACTCCATCATTTCAGAAAGCTACGACGTCCAGTGCTATCTGGATCGACTGCTCCCGGCTGCCAACAGCCTACTGACACGGTTTGAGCGGGTCAACCAGGTAACTGATGATCTACATGCGATTGAGCAGATGCTGCTGAGGAATTGGACCAGGATTTCTCTGAAACGGCAGCAACGGGACAACCAGAGGAGAAGCCAAGGAAGAGGATCGGCTTCACCACCTATTCCTCAAGCGGTTCTCcagcctccctctctccttcacaGTCCTCACCCCCCACCATCCACTGCTCCTGCTTTGACCTCCTGTCACACACCTTCTGCTTTCTCCAGTTCGACTCAACCTTGCCAGACACTGCAAGCATGCAGCGTACCGAATGCTGTACCTGCAAATGACAACATACTGATTCGCCGGGTTTCCGGCACAGATTCTGGGTTCAGACCGCTTCCGGGGCGCCGTGCCTGGCATTCGGGCACTGCCCACTCAGCTGACATTGGGCAAAGGCCCCCCCAGGCCCCAAACAGCCTCCAGGCCCGACCCAAAAGCGAAGAGGGCAAGAGGAGGTTTGTCTTTGACCAAGTCCCAGTGAAGAGAAGAGCTTGGCAACCTGAGGGACCTGAAATGTGGACGTGTGAAACCTACTGGAAAAACCTCCATGACGACAGTTAG